From Streptomyces sp. NBC_00775, one genomic window encodes:
- a CDS encoding ABC transporter permease, with the protein MTDIEAPGSAGTQQPRAEHEFTVRQRSQTQLVLRRFVRHRAAMASLVVFVLILLWAFIGPHLWHYSYQKYTPDNSQAPSWKHPFGTNSSGYDAYAQVMRGTQTSLKIAIMIALGSTLVGAIWGAIAGFYRGVVDAVMMRVADLVLTLPLFAIALVISSRTGGSWYWIALVIAGLTWAYVSRVVRSAVLSLREKEFVEAARALGASDARIIFRHLLPNALGPIIVNATILVATGILTETALSFLGFGVQPPDTSLGLLVSQAQTAVDTRPWLFYIPGAFIIAIALTINFIGDGLRDAFDPRQQRVRQ; encoded by the coding sequence ATGACTGACATCGAGGCACCCGGATCCGCGGGCACCCAACAGCCGCGTGCCGAGCACGAGTTCACGGTACGGCAGCGCAGCCAGACCCAGCTGGTGCTGCGCCGCTTCGTGCGCCACCGGGCCGCCATGGCCAGCCTCGTGGTGTTCGTGCTGATTCTCCTGTGGGCGTTCATCGGCCCGCACCTGTGGCACTACTCGTACCAGAAGTACACGCCGGACAACTCCCAGGCGCCGTCCTGGAAGCACCCCTTCGGCACCAACTCCTCGGGATACGACGCCTATGCACAGGTCATGCGCGGCACCCAGACCTCACTCAAGATCGCCATCATGATCGCGCTCGGCTCCACCCTGGTCGGCGCGATCTGGGGAGCCATCGCCGGCTTCTACCGGGGTGTCGTCGACGCCGTCATGATGCGCGTCGCCGATCTCGTCCTGACGCTGCCCCTGTTCGCCATCGCCCTGGTCATCTCCTCCCGCACCGGCGGCTCCTGGTACTGGATCGCGCTGGTGATCGCCGGGCTGACCTGGGCGTACGTATCCCGGGTCGTGCGCTCCGCCGTGCTGTCGCTGCGCGAGAAGGAGTTCGTGGAGGCGGCGCGGGCGCTCGGCGCCTCGGACGCGCGGATCATCTTCCGCCATCTGCTGCCGAACGCGCTCGGCCCGATCATCGTCAACGCGACGATCCTGGTGGCCACGGGCATCCTCACCGAGACCGCCCTGTCCTTCCTCGGCTTCGGCGTCCAACCCCCCGACACCTCGCTGGGGCTGCTGGTCTCCCAGGCGCAGACGGCGGTGGACACCCGGCCCTGGCTCTTCTACATCCCCGGCGCGTTCATCATCGCCATCGCCCTGACCATCAACTTCATCGGCGACGGGCTGCGCGACGCCTTCGATCCCCGGCAGCAAAGGGTGCGACAGTGA
- a CDS encoding ABC transporter ATP-binding protein — protein sequence MHEVPVTDTVLEVEDLSVEFSTEDGIVRAVRGVGYQLDRGDSLGIVGESGSGKSVTALAVMGLLPAGARVRGSVRFEGTELLGLSDARLSDLRGSGIAMIFQDPMTSLNPVYPVGYQITETLLRHNPELKGRAARARAVDLLGIVGIPSPERRVDSYPHELSGGMRQRVVIAIAMANDPDVIIADEPTTALDVTVQAQILDALETARAETGAALVLITHDLGVVAGHTDRVAVMYAGRIVETGSVEDIFYTPRMPYTLGLLGSLPRLDREEERLTPIGGSPPSLLNLPPGCPFAPRCPMRRDMCDTDEPALRRAGHDLHLSACHFADELVDTGADQVFDAVGADSEALARFADAAPVTHPEEDSV from the coding sequence GTGCACGAGGTCCCGGTCACCGACACCGTGCTCGAAGTCGAGGACCTGAGCGTGGAGTTCTCCACGGAGGACGGGATCGTACGGGCCGTACGCGGCGTCGGCTACCAGCTGGACCGCGGGGACTCGCTCGGCATCGTGGGCGAGTCCGGGTCCGGCAAGTCCGTCACCGCCCTGGCCGTGATGGGGCTGCTGCCGGCCGGCGCCCGGGTGCGCGGCTCGGTACGGTTCGAGGGCACCGAGCTGCTGGGGCTGTCCGACGCGCGACTGTCGGACCTGCGCGGCAGCGGCATCGCGATGATCTTCCAGGATCCGATGACCTCGCTCAACCCGGTCTATCCCGTGGGCTATCAGATCACCGAGACCCTGCTGCGGCACAACCCGGAGCTCAAGGGCAGAGCCGCCCGCGCTCGGGCCGTCGACCTGCTCGGCATCGTCGGCATCCCCAGCCCCGAGCGCCGCGTCGACAGCTATCCGCACGAGCTGTCGGGCGGTATGCGCCAGCGTGTCGTCATCGCCATCGCCATGGCCAACGATCCGGACGTGATCATCGCCGACGAGCCGACCACCGCGCTCGACGTCACCGTGCAGGCGCAGATCCTCGACGCCCTGGAGACCGCCCGCGCCGAGACCGGCGCGGCCCTGGTCCTCATCACCCACGACCTGGGTGTGGTCGCCGGCCACACCGACCGGGTCGCCGTCATGTACGCGGGCCGGATCGTGGAGACCGGCTCCGTCGAGGACATCTTCTACACCCCGCGCATGCCCTACACCCTGGGCCTGCTCGGCTCCCTGCCCCGCCTCGACCGTGAGGAGGAACGTCTCACCCCGATCGGCGGATCACCGCCCTCGCTGCTGAACCTGCCGCCGGGCTGCCCCTTCGCGCCCCGCTGCCCCATGCGGCGGGACATGTGCGACACCGACGAGCCCGCCCTGCGCCGGGCGGGCCACGATCTGCACCTCAGCGCCTGCCACTTCGCCGACGAACTCGTCGACACCGGTGCCGACCAGGTCTTCGACGCGGTGGGCGCCGACTCCGAGGCCCTGGCCCGCTTCGCCGACGCGGCACCCGTCACCCACCCCGAGGAGGACTCCGTATGA
- a CDS encoding ABC transporter ATP-binding protein, which yields MTAPAQATAPLPPLPGHGGTGEPVLQVRDLVKHFPVMSRGVIRRRVGDVHAVCGVSFDLFENETLGLVGESGSGKTTISRTVLGLERATSGQVRYRGRELTELSRRRMRPLRRELQIVFQDPYASLDPRISVHEIVAEPLRIHGQYGPGAKDEVRELLRLVGLNPEHGNRFAHEFSGGQRQRIGIARALALRPKVIILDEPVSALDVSIQAGVLNLLMDLQSELGLSFLFVAHDLSVMRHVAGRVAVMYLGRLVEIAPARQLFARPAHPYTQALVSAIPLPDPRKERARKRITIQGDVPSPVRPPSGCRFRTRCPKFAGRLSESERTSCVEEIPALVDRGGGNPVACHYAESVELL from the coding sequence ATGACCGCGCCCGCGCAGGCCACCGCACCCCTGCCTCCGCTGCCCGGCCACGGTGGCACCGGTGAGCCGGTCCTTCAAGTCCGCGATCTCGTCAAGCACTTCCCGGTCATGTCCCGGGGCGTCATCCGCCGGCGGGTCGGCGATGTGCACGCCGTCTGCGGGGTCTCCTTCGACCTGTTCGAGAACGAAACCCTGGGCCTGGTAGGGGAGTCGGGCTCGGGCAAGACGACGATCTCCCGCACCGTACTGGGCCTGGAGCGGGCCACCTCCGGCCAGGTCCGCTACCGGGGGCGCGAGCTCACCGAGCTGAGCAGACGCCGGATGCGGCCGCTCAGGCGTGAGCTGCAGATCGTCTTCCAGGACCCGTACGCCTCCCTCGACCCGCGGATCTCCGTGCACGAGATCGTCGCCGAACCGCTGCGCATCCACGGCCAGTACGGCCCCGGCGCCAAGGACGAGGTGCGCGAACTCCTCCGCCTGGTCGGACTCAACCCCGAGCACGGCAACCGCTTCGCCCACGAGTTCTCCGGCGGCCAGCGCCAACGCATCGGCATCGCGAGGGCGCTGGCCCTGCGTCCCAAGGTGATCATCCTCGACGAGCCGGTGTCGGCGCTGGACGTGTCGATCCAGGCGGGCGTCCTCAACCTGCTGATGGACCTGCAGAGCGAACTGGGACTGTCCTTCCTGTTCGTCGCGCACGACCTGTCGGTGATGCGACACGTGGCCGGCCGGGTGGCCGTCATGTACCTGGGCCGACTGGTCGAGATCGCCCCGGCCCGGCAACTCTTCGCCCGCCCGGCGCACCCGTACACCCAGGCCCTCGTCTCGGCCATCCCGCTGCCCGACCCGCGTAAGGAGCGCGCACGGAAACGGATCACCATCCAGGGCGACGTCCCGAGCCCCGTCCGCCCGCCCAGCGGCTGCCGCTTCCGCACCCGCTGCCCCAAGTTCGCGGGCCGGCTCAGCGAGAGCGAACGCACGTCCTGCGTCGAGGAGATACCGGCGTTGGTGGACCGGGGCGGCGGCAACCCGGTCGCCTGTCACTACGCGGAGAGCGTGGAGCTGTTGTAG
- a CDS encoding protein kinase family protein, whose product MSHTERLVTHCDIATSLALRSDRELVELVEAGTPLGTGIGGRSTLIEVDGRRVFVKRMPLTDVERRPENVRSTANVFGTPAFCHYGIGAIPSPGFGAWRELATHEMTTNWVLSGRFPGFPLLHHWRALPDARQSLPEELADVERAVAYWGGGREHIEALRTASASLTLFMEHLPHTLHDWFSAQLRTDDPDTACALVERGLEAVTGFLHERHLLHFDAHFGNILTDGQQLYLADYGLALSPRFQLAPAERDFYDRHRHYDRAYALSYLVHWLVVDQYGYGRDERQDFIRGCADGRRPEGIPRAAAGIISRYAQLAATVGDFNRRLEQESRLTPYPSAETLGLAYNSSTLSA is encoded by the coding sequence ATGTCCCACACCGAGCGCCTCGTCACCCACTGCGACATCGCCACGTCTCTCGCCCTCCGGTCCGACCGCGAACTCGTCGAGCTGGTCGAGGCCGGCACCCCCCTCGGCACCGGAATCGGCGGGCGTTCGACGCTGATCGAGGTGGACGGCAGAAGGGTGTTCGTGAAGCGGATGCCGCTCACCGATGTCGAGCGCCGGCCGGAAAACGTCCGGTCCACAGCCAACGTGTTCGGGACGCCCGCCTTCTGCCACTACGGCATCGGCGCCATCCCCAGCCCCGGCTTCGGCGCCTGGCGCGAGCTGGCCACACACGAGATGACGACCAACTGGGTACTGTCCGGCCGGTTCCCGGGCTTCCCCCTGCTGCACCACTGGCGAGCGCTGCCCGACGCGCGGCAGTCACTGCCCGAGGAACTCGCCGACGTGGAGCGGGCCGTGGCCTACTGGGGCGGCGGGCGTGAGCACATCGAGGCACTGCGCACGGCGTCCGCGAGCCTGACGTTGTTCATGGAACACCTGCCGCACACCCTCCACGACTGGTTCTCCGCCCAACTGCGCACCGACGATCCCGACACCGCCTGCGCCCTCGTGGAGCGGGGCCTCGAAGCCGTCACCGGCTTCCTCCACGAGCGGCACCTCCTGCACTTCGACGCCCACTTCGGCAACATCCTCACCGACGGACAGCAGCTCTACCTGGCCGACTACGGCCTCGCCCTCTCACCGCGCTTCCAACTCGCCCCGGCCGAACGCGACTTCTACGACCGTCACCGTCACTACGACCGCGCCTACGCCCTCTCCTACCTGGTGCACTGGCTCGTCGTCGACCAGTACGGCTACGGCAGGGACGAGCGCCAGGACTTCATCCGCGGGTGCGCCGACGGCAGGCGGCCCGAGGGCATCCCCCGGGCCGCCGCCGGGATCATCTCCCGGTACGCACAACTCGCCGCGACGGTGGGCGACTTCAACCGCCGCCTGGAGCAGGAGAGCCGGCTGACTCCGTACCCGTCCGCCGAGACACTCGGGCTCGCCTACAACAGCTCCACGCTCTCCGCGTAG
- a CDS encoding dipeptidase — translation MSSNPVAETVASLMPRAKAELTELVSFKSVADFDQYPKSESEGAANWVADALRAEGFQDVALLDTPDGTQSVYGYLPGPEDAKTVLLYAHYDVQPPLDEAAWATPPFELTERDGRWYGRGSADCKGGFIMHLLALRALKANGGVPVSVKVIVEGSEEQGTGGLERYAEEHPELLTADTIVIGDAGNFRAGLPTVTATLRGMTLVRVQVDTLEGNLHSGQFGGAAPDALAALIRVLDSLRSEDGSTTVDGLTADAQWDGLQYEEEAFRQDAKVLDGVELIGSGTVADRLWARPAVTVLGIDCPPVVGATPSVQAGARALISLRVPPGMDAAEATKLLQAHVEAHTPWGARVSTEQIGQGQAFRADTSSPAYASMAEAMAVAYPGQEMQSAGMGGSIPLCNTLASLYPQTEILLIGLSEPEAQIHAVNESVSPDELERLSVAEALFLRNYAAS, via the coding sequence ATGTCGTCGAATCCGGTCGCCGAGACCGTCGCCTCGCTCATGCCCAGGGCCAAGGCGGAGCTCACCGAGCTGGTGTCCTTCAAGTCGGTGGCGGACTTCGACCAGTATCCGAAGAGCGAGAGCGAGGGCGCCGCGAACTGGGTCGCCGACGCGCTGCGCGCCGAGGGCTTCCAGGACGTGGCACTGCTCGACACCCCCGACGGGACGCAGTCGGTGTACGGCTACCTGCCCGGGCCCGAGGACGCGAAGACCGTCCTGCTGTACGCGCACTACGACGTGCAGCCGCCGCTGGACGAAGCCGCCTGGGCGACGCCGCCTTTCGAGCTGACGGAGCGCGACGGCCGCTGGTACGGCCGCGGCAGCGCCGACTGCAAGGGCGGCTTCATCATGCACCTCCTCGCGCTGCGTGCGCTGAAGGCGAACGGCGGCGTTCCCGTGAGCGTCAAGGTGATCGTCGAGGGTTCGGAGGAGCAGGGCACGGGCGGCCTTGAGCGGTACGCCGAGGAGCACCCGGAGCTGCTGACCGCCGACACCATCGTCATCGGCGACGCCGGTAACTTCCGGGCGGGTCTGCCGACGGTCACGGCGACCCTGCGCGGTATGACCCTCGTACGCGTCCAGGTGGACACCCTGGAAGGGAACCTGCACTCGGGCCAGTTCGGCGGCGCGGCGCCCGACGCGCTGGCCGCGCTGATCCGCGTGCTGGACTCGTTGCGGTCCGAGGACGGTTCGACGACGGTCGACGGGCTCACCGCAGACGCCCAGTGGGACGGTCTTCAGTACGAGGAAGAGGCGTTCCGTCAGGACGCCAAGGTGCTCGACGGGGTGGAGCTCATCGGCTCCGGCACGGTCGCCGACCGGCTCTGGGCGCGTCCGGCCGTCACCGTCCTCGGCATCGACTGCCCGCCGGTCGTCGGCGCGACCCCGTCCGTGCAGGCGGGCGCCCGTGCGCTGATCAGCCTGCGGGTGCCGCCGGGCATGGACGCGGCCGAGGCGACCAAGCTGCTGCAGGCCCATGTGGAGGCGCACACGCCGTGGGGCGCGCGGGTGAGCACCGAGCAGATCGGCCAGGGCCAGGCGTTCCGCGCCGACACCTCCAGCCCGGCGTACGCGTCGATGGCCGAGGCCATGGCGGTCGCCTACCCGGGCCAGGAGATGCAGTCCGCGGGCATGGGCGGCTCCATTCCACTCTGCAACACCCTCGCCTCGCTGTACCCGCAGACGGAGATCCTCCTCATCGGCCTGAGCGAGCCGGAGGCACAGATCCACGCGGTCAACGAGAGCGTCTCCCCGGACGAGCTGGAGCGCCTCTCGGTCGCGGAGGCGCTGTTCCTGCGCAACTACGCGGCGAGCTGA
- a CDS encoding geranylgeranyl reductase family protein yields MSSENSSADDGQRVWDVVVVGAGPAGASAAYAAAVAGRSVLLLEKAELPRYKTCGGGIIGPSRDALPPGFELPLQDRVHAVTFSLDGKFARTRRSKQMLFGLINRPEFDQQLVEHAQKAGAELRTGVTVSRVEQHGSAVPDRRTVAVVLQGGETVLARAVVGADGSASRIGAHVGVKLDQVDLGLEVEIPVPETVAEDWQGRVLIDWGPMPGSYGWVFPKGDTLTVGVISARGEGAATKRYLEDFVARLGLAGFEPAVSSGHLTRCRADDSPLSRGRVLVCGDAAGLLEPWTREGISFALRSGRLAGEWAVRIAEAHDAVDTRRQALNYAFAIKAGLGVEMSVGKRLLIAFERRPRMFHAAITSFRPAWKAFAGITRGSTSLGELVRSHPLAGRVLTAIDR; encoded by the coding sequence GTGAGCAGCGAGAACTCTTCGGCGGACGACGGGCAGCGGGTGTGGGACGTCGTCGTGGTCGGCGCGGGGCCCGCCGGGGCGTCGGCCGCCTATGCGGCAGCGGTCGCGGGACGCAGTGTCCTGCTGCTGGAGAAGGCGGAGCTGCCGCGCTACAAGACGTGCGGCGGCGGCATCATCGGCCCCTCGCGCGATGCGCTGCCACCCGGCTTCGAGCTGCCGCTCCAGGACCGGGTGCACGCGGTCACGTTCTCGCTGGACGGCAAGTTCGCCCGCACCCGCCGCTCCAAGCAGATGCTGTTCGGGCTGATCAACCGGCCCGAGTTCGATCAGCAGCTCGTCGAGCACGCCCAGAAGGCGGGCGCGGAACTGCGGACGGGTGTGACGGTCTCGCGGGTCGAGCAGCACGGGTCCGCCGTGCCGGACCGGCGCACCGTCGCCGTGGTCCTCCAGGGCGGCGAGACCGTGCTGGCCCGGGCGGTCGTCGGCGCCGACGGCAGCGCGAGCCGGATAGGAGCGCACGTCGGGGTGAAGCTCGACCAGGTCGACCTCGGCCTGGAGGTGGAGATCCCGGTGCCGGAGACCGTCGCCGAGGACTGGCAGGGACGGGTACTGATCGACTGGGGTCCCATGCCCGGCAGTTACGGGTGGGTCTTCCCGAAGGGGGACACGCTCACCGTCGGCGTGATCTCCGCACGCGGCGAAGGCGCCGCCACCAAGCGGTACCTGGAGGACTTCGTCGCCCGTCTCGGGCTCGCCGGCTTCGAACCGGCCGTCTCCTCCGGCCACTTGACGCGCTGCCGCGCCGACGACTCGCCGCTGTCGCGCGGCCGGGTGCTGGTGTGCGGCGACGCGGCGGGGCTGCTCGAACCCTGGACCCGCGAGGGCATCTCCTTCGCGCTGCGCTCCGGGCGGCTCGCGGGGGAGTGGGCGGTGCGGATCGCCGAGGCGCACGACGCGGTGGACACCCGGCGACAGGCCCTGAACTACGCCTTCGCGATCAAGGCGGGCCTCGGCGTCGAGATGAGCGTCGGCAAGCGGCTGCTGATCGCCTTCGAGCGCCGGCCGCGCATGTTCCACGCGGCGATCACGAGCTTCCGGCCGGCCTGGAAGGCCTTCGCGGGGATCACCCGCGGTTCGACTTCGCTCGGCGAGCTGGTCCGCTCCCACCCTCTGGCCGGGCGCGTCCTGACCGCGATCGACCGGTGA
- a CDS encoding nitroreductase family deazaflavin-dependent oxidoreductase — MSTHVQKPGWFTVNVFNRAVAWMTRRGISIWGSRVLAVRGRKSGEWRTTPVNLLTVDGEQYLVAPRGHVQWTHNMRAAEGGELRLGKHVDTFTATEVADDDKVPLLRAYLKRWKAEVGVFFGGVGPDSSDEELRRIAPDHPVFRVTLKS; from the coding sequence ATGTCCACACACGTCCAGAAGCCCGGCTGGTTCACGGTGAACGTCTTCAACCGCGCCGTCGCCTGGATGACCCGCCGCGGCATCAGCATCTGGGGCTCCCGGGTCCTGGCCGTCCGCGGCCGCAAGAGCGGCGAGTGGCGCACGACCCCCGTCAATCTGCTCACCGTGGACGGGGAGCAGTACCTGGTCGCCCCCCGCGGCCACGTCCAGTGGACGCACAACATGCGGGCCGCGGAAGGCGGCGAGCTGCGGCTCGGCAAGCACGTGGACACGTTCACCGCGACCGAGGTCGCCGACGACGACAAGGTCCCGCTGCTGCGCGCCTACCTCAAGCGGTGGAAGGCCGAGGTCGGCGTCTTCTTCGGCGGCGTCGGCCCCGACTCCTCCGACGAGGAGCTGCGGCGCATCGCTCCCGACCACCCGGTCTTCCGGGTCACGCTCAAGAGCTGA
- a CDS encoding TetR/AcrR family transcriptional regulator, protein MSTARGARARARIEVTAAIKDEARRQLAAEGAAKLSLRAVARELGMVSSALYRYFPSRDDLLTALIIDAYDSLGEAAESAHAEVAGSGPRERWIAVCLAARRWALEHPHEYALIYGSPVPGYTAPDTTVPAASRVGLLLIGIVRDAYQGKGVARTPLPADLKAEAQRMAADLAPDLPPEVAVALVAAWAQLYGLIGFELFGQFNRVVEDREPFFRHAVDQLAQGVGLVFPQPTGTRPGQSFP, encoded by the coding sequence ATGAGTACCGCACGAGGGGCACGGGCCCGAGCCAGGATCGAGGTCACCGCAGCTATCAAGGACGAGGCGCGCAGACAGCTCGCGGCGGAGGGCGCCGCCAAGCTCTCGCTGCGCGCCGTGGCCCGCGAGCTCGGCATGGTCTCCTCCGCGCTGTACCGCTACTTCCCCAGCCGCGACGACCTGTTGACCGCGCTCATCATCGACGCATACGACTCCCTTGGCGAGGCCGCGGAGTCGGCGCACGCGGAAGTCGCCGGCTCCGGTCCCCGGGAGCGCTGGATCGCCGTGTGCCTGGCGGCGCGCCGGTGGGCGCTGGAGCATCCGCACGAGTACGCGCTCATCTACGGTTCGCCCGTGCCCGGCTACACCGCGCCGGACACGACCGTCCCCGCCGCTTCCCGGGTGGGCCTGCTCCTGATCGGCATCGTCCGCGACGCCTACCAGGGCAAGGGCGTGGCCCGCACGCCACTGCCCGCCGACCTGAAGGCCGAGGCCCAGCGGATGGCCGCCGACCTCGCGCCCGACCTGCCGCCCGAGGTGGCCGTGGCGCTGGTGGCCGCGTGGGCGCAGCTGTACGGGCTGATCGGCTTCGAGTTGTTCGGCCAGTTCAATCGTGTCGTGGAGGACCGTGAGCCGTTCTTCCGGCACGCGGTGGATCAGCTCGCGCAGGGTGTGGGCCTGGTGTTCCCTCAACCGACCGGCACGCGCCCGGGGCAGAGCTTCCCGTGA
- a CDS encoding sensor histidine kinase → MEEQRTPRSPAWGGPPPLWRHGPPGWNLRGDEERGARWPWRSTLLMTAFVLIGSQVAGHAQQGDRASLDNFARALLIVGSGLLLWRQRHPVLVAFGTAAAAMVYLGAGYPYGPVFFTVALGCFSAVVTGHRTAAWAAVGMFWVGHVLVAHWLYRWLPPAGDRPASWGQDGIMATWIVAIVALSVLLRVRREQWARDRAERAQAARRRADEERLRIARELHDVLAHSISVINVQAGVGLALLDSDPEQARTALTTIKAASKEALGEVRQVLDTLRAPGEAPRAPAPGLDRLPELVEQAAGAGLTVEVEGEGEVPKLPPGTDLAAFRIVQEALTNVVRHSGSRHARVRLGSAEGALRLRIDDDGPATGADAGGSGNGLAGMRERAASLGGTIEAGPRDDGGFRVLAVLPLKVKEDR, encoded by the coding sequence ATGGAAGAGCAGCGCACCCCCAGGTCCCCGGCGTGGGGCGGTCCACCCCCGTTGTGGCGGCACGGGCCGCCCGGGTGGAACCTCAGGGGCGACGAGGAGCGTGGCGCCCGCTGGCCGTGGCGTTCCACGCTGCTGATGACCGCCTTCGTGCTCATCGGTTCCCAAGTCGCGGGCCATGCCCAGCAGGGCGACCGTGCTTCGCTCGACAACTTCGCGCGGGCACTGCTGATCGTGGGATCCGGTCTGCTGCTCTGGCGACAGCGGCACCCCGTGCTCGTCGCGTTCGGCACGGCCGCGGCCGCCATGGTCTATCTGGGCGCCGGATATCCGTACGGGCCGGTCTTCTTCACCGTCGCCCTGGGCTGCTTCAGCGCGGTCGTCACCGGGCACCGCACGGCCGCCTGGGCGGCGGTCGGCATGTTCTGGGTCGGGCATGTGCTGGTGGCGCACTGGCTGTACCGATGGCTGCCTCCGGCGGGGGACCGGCCCGCCTCCTGGGGGCAGGACGGGATCATGGCCACCTGGATCGTGGCGATCGTGGCGCTGTCGGTACTGCTCCGCGTACGTCGAGAACAATGGGCCCGCGACCGCGCCGAGCGAGCGCAGGCCGCGCGGCGGCGCGCCGATGAGGAGCGGCTGCGGATCGCCCGCGAACTGCACGACGTGCTGGCGCACAGCATCTCGGTGATCAATGTGCAGGCGGGTGTCGGTCTCGCGCTCCTCGACTCCGACCCCGAGCAGGCGCGCACGGCGCTCACCACCATCAAGGCGGCCAGCAAGGAGGCGCTCGGCGAGGTCCGCCAGGTGCTCGACACACTGCGCGCGCCGGGGGAGGCGCCGCGTGCGCCGGCGCCCGGCCTCGACCGGCTCCCCGAACTGGTCGAACAGGCGGCGGGCGCCGGGTTGACGGTAGAGGTGGAGGGGGAGGGCGAGGTCCCGAAGCTTCCGCCGGGCACCGACCTGGCCGCCTTCCGTATCGTCCAGGAGGCGCTCACCAATGTCGTACGGCACTCGGGGTCGCGGCACGCACGCGTGCGGCTCGGTTCCGCGGAGGGCGCACTGCGGCTGCGGATCGACGACGACGGGCCCGCGACCGGCGCGGACGCGGGCGGCAGCGGCAACGGGCTCGCCGGAATGCGGGAGCGTGCCGCGTCCCTGGGTGGCACGATCGAGGCCGGCCCGCGCGACGACGGAGGCTTCCGTGTGCTGGCCGTACTGCCGCTGAAGGTCAAGGAGGACCGGTGA
- a CDS encoding response regulator transcription factor, whose translation MIRVLLADDQSLVRAGFKALLDAQPDIEVAGEAADGEAAVRKVRELRPDVVLMDIRMPLLDGLAATRRVTDDADLKDVKVVMLTTFELDEYVFEAIRSGASGFLVKDTEPEELLRAVRAVVEGDALLSPGVTRRLISEFAARSKEPATADSLAELTEREREVMALVGIGLSNDEIARRLVVSPLTAKTHVSRTMVKLGARDRAQLVVLAYESGLVRPGWLG comes from the coding sequence GTGATCCGCGTACTGCTCGCCGACGACCAGTCATTGGTCAGGGCAGGCTTCAAGGCGCTGCTCGACGCGCAGCCGGACATCGAGGTGGCCGGCGAGGCGGCCGACGGCGAGGCGGCGGTGCGCAAGGTGCGCGAACTGCGCCCCGACGTCGTCCTGATGGACATCCGGATGCCTCTGCTCGACGGCCTCGCCGCGACCCGTCGGGTCACCGACGACGCGGACCTGAAGGACGTCAAGGTGGTCATGCTCACCACCTTCGAGCTCGACGAGTACGTCTTCGAGGCGATCCGTTCCGGAGCCTCCGGCTTCCTGGTCAAGGACACCGAGCCTGAGGAACTCCTGCGCGCGGTACGGGCGGTGGTCGAGGGTGACGCCCTGCTCTCCCCGGGGGTGACGCGCCGGCTGATCTCCGAGTTCGCGGCTCGTTCCAAGGAACCCGCGACCGCCGACTCCCTCGCCGAACTCACCGAGCGGGAACGGGAGGTGATGGCCCTGGTCGGCATCGGCCTCTCGAACGACGAGATCGCCCGTCGTCTCGTCGTCAGCCCGCTCACGGCGAAGACCCACGTCAGCCGGACCATGGTCAAGCTGGGCGCCCGCGACCGGGCCCAACTGGTCGTGCTGGCCTACGAGTCGGGGTTGGTGCGGCCGGGCTGGCTGGGCTGA